A single region of the Novosphingobium sp. SL115 genome encodes:
- a CDS encoding branched-chain amino acid aminotransferase, translated as MATTADTSLTFTRMPHPAPLAVEQRAAVLADPGFGRAFTDHMVEIDYTEGKGWHGARVAPYGPIPLDPAAAVLHYAQEIFEGLKAYRGADGGIALFRPEANAQRFNASARRLAMPELPEDLFVEAVRQQVMADKDWFPNVEGGSLYLRPFMFASEAFLGVRPSKEYKFLVIASPAGNYFKSGAPAVSIWVSDYTRAAPGGTGAAKCGGNYAASLVPTAEAFARGHDQVLFLDAAEHKWVEELGGMNLFFVFDDGSILTPELTGTILPGITRSSLLQLASEEGLTVREGRYSLDQWRADAASGKLIEAFACGTAAVVTPVGKVAGNAGEFTIGSGGPGQLTQKLRQKLVGIQRGEIADTHGWVKRIA; from the coding sequence ATGGCGACGACCGCCGATACCAGCCTGACCTTTACCCGTATGCCCCATCCGGCCCCGCTGGCTGTGGAGCAACGGGCAGCGGTACTGGCCGATCCCGGTTTTGGTCGCGCATTCACCGACCACATGGTCGAAATCGACTATACCGAAGGCAAGGGCTGGCATGGCGCGCGCGTCGCTCCCTATGGTCCCATTCCGCTCGATCCGGCGGCGGCTGTGCTGCACTATGCGCAGGAAATCTTTGAAGGACTGAAGGCATATCGCGGGGCTGATGGCGGCATTGCCCTGTTCCGTCCCGAAGCCAATGCCCAACGCTTCAACGCATCGGCGCGCCGTCTGGCCATGCCCGAACTGCCGGAAGACCTGTTCGTCGAAGCCGTTCGCCAGCAGGTGATGGCCGACAAGGATTGGTTCCCGAACGTCGAAGGCGGCTCGCTTTATCTGCGCCCGTTCATGTTCGCCAGCGAAGCGTTTCTGGGCGTGCGCCCGTCGAAGGAATACAAGTTCCTCGTCATCGCCAGCCCGGCGGGCAACTACTTCAAATCAGGCGCGCCTGCGGTTTCGATCTGGGTCAGCGATTATACCCGCGCGGCACCGGGCGGCACCGGTGCGGCCAAGTGCGGCGGCAACTATGCCGCCAGCCTTGTGCCCACGGCAGAAGCCTTTGCGCGCGGGCACGATCAGGTGCTGTTTCTGGACGCGGCTGAACACAAGTGGGTCGAGGAACTGGGCGGCATGAACCTGTTCTTCGTGTTCGACGACGGCTCGATCCTGACGCCTGAACTGACCGGCACGATCTTGCCTGGCATCACGCGGTCCAGCCTGCTGCAGCTTGCTAGCGAAGAAGGCCTGACCGTGCGCGAGGGGCGCTACAGCCTTGATCAGTGGCGCGCTGATGCCGCGTCAGGCAAGCTGATTGAAGCGTTCGCCTGTGGCACCGCCGCAGTGGTTACGCCGGTGGGCAAGGTTGCGGGCAACGCTGGCGAATTCACCATCGGATCAGGCGGACCGGGGCAGTTGACGCAGAAGCTGCGCCAAAAGCTGGTCGGTATCCAGCGGGGCGAGATTGCCGATACCCATGGTTGGGTGAAGCGCATCGCCTGA
- a CDS encoding SDR family NAD(P)-dependent oxidoreductase — translation MTISFEGRVAIVTGAGGGLGRAYALELARRGAKVVVNDLGGSRDGTGHSDAALKVVEEIEAAGGEAMSNGGSVSEYEQMVEMVAKAKERWGGVHVLINNAGILRDKSFTKMDPADFEMVVKVHLIGSAFATKACWDLMREQNYGRILMTASSTGLFGNFGQANYGAAKLGLAGLTKTLYLEGAKNNIKVNTLAPVAATRMTEDIFPEEAFKLFGPENVVPAALFLVSDDAPSNAIVGAGGGAYHGAWVTMNKGVVLAPADRTVEGFAAKWDKISDRSGDFSPQSGAEQSQVIIGQLQAAMKG, via the coding sequence ATGACCATTTCGTTCGAAGGCCGCGTCGCGATCGTCACGGGTGCAGGCGGCGGGCTTGGCCGTGCTTATGCGCTGGAACTGGCGCGGCGCGGGGCCAAAGTCGTGGTCAATGACCTTGGCGGTTCGCGCGATGGCACTGGCCATTCGGACGCAGCGCTGAAAGTGGTCGAGGAAATCGAGGCCGCAGGCGGCGAGGCCATGTCTAACGGCGGCTCGGTCAGCGAATACGAACAGATGGTCGAGATGGTCGCCAAAGCCAAGGAACGCTGGGGCGGCGTTCATGTGCTCATCAACAACGCCGGCATCCTGCGCGACAAGAGCTTTACCAAGATGGACCCTGCCGATTTCGAGATGGTGGTGAAAGTCCACCTGATCGGATCAGCCTTTGCCACCAAGGCTTGCTGGGATCTGATGCGCGAACAGAACTATGGCCGCATCCTGATGACGGCATCGTCCACCGGGCTGTTCGGCAATTTCGGGCAGGCGAACTATGGCGCGGCCAAGCTGGGCCTCGCAGGCCTCACCAAGACGCTTTACCTTGAAGGCGCGAAGAATAACATCAAGGTCAACACTCTGGCCCCGGTGGCTGCCACGCGCATGACCGAGGATATCTTCCCCGAAGAAGCCTTCAAGCTGTTCGGTCCCGAAAACGTGGTGCCCGCCGCACTGTTTCTGGTGTCTGACGACGCCCCCAGCAACGCCATCGTCGGCGCAGGCGGCGGCGCTTATCACGGCGCGTGGGTGACGATGAACAAGGGCGTAGTGCTCGCCCCCGCCGACCGCACGGTCGAAGGCTTCGCCGCCAAATGGGACAAGATTTCAGATCGTAGCGGTGACTTCTCGCCACAATCGGGCGCGGAACAGAGCCAAGTGATTATCGGGCAATTGCAGGCGGCGATGAAGGGGTAA
- a CDS encoding precorrin-2 dehydrogenase/sirohydrochlorin ferrochelatase family protein, with product MQSLPLFHRVSGQPVILLGEGDAAEAKQRLIERAGGVIVRDMAEGVDKGARLAFVAHDNAAMAEGDALRLRCAGLLVNVVDRPDLCDFTTPSILDRDPVLIAVGTGGASAGLAKILRLRLERLLPQGLGALAKALEGAREAMRARWPTGADRRRALDIALDEGGALDLFREGSDQDVENWLVAEGRGQSGRFKITLTSNDPEDLTLRTARLLGQADVVIHDAAVSPAILARARADALRLPPEVMEPNDGIVVVLRLIA from the coding sequence ATGCAGTCGCTCCCCCTCTTCCACCGGGTATCCGGCCAACCGGTAATTCTGCTGGGCGAGGGGGATGCCGCAGAGGCCAAGCAACGCCTGATCGAACGCGCGGGCGGAGTGATCGTGCGGGACATGGCCGAAGGCGTGGACAAGGGTGCACGCCTTGCCTTCGTGGCGCATGACAATGCCGCCATGGCCGAAGGTGACGCCTTGCGGCTGCGCTGTGCAGGGTTGCTGGTCAACGTGGTTGATCGGCCCGACTTGTGTGACTTTACCACCCCTTCGATTCTCGACCGCGACCCGGTGTTGATCGCGGTGGGCACGGGCGGCGCGTCGGCAGGGCTGGCGAAGATCCTGCGCCTGCGGCTGGAGCGACTGTTGCCGCAAGGGCTGGGGGCATTGGCCAAAGCGCTCGAAGGAGCGCGCGAGGCCATGAGAGCCCGCTGGCCCACCGGGGCTGACCGCAGGCGCGCGTTGGATATCGCGCTGGACGAAGGCGGTGCGCTCGATCTGTTCCGTGAAGGCAGCGATCAGGACGTAGAGAACTGGTTGGTCGCGGAAGGACGGGGCCAGTCAGGCCGCTTTAAAATCACTCTGACGTCGAACGATCCTGAAGACCTGACTTTGCGCACCGCGCGGTTGCTGGGGCAGGCGGATGTAGTGATCCATGATGCGGCTGTATCGCCTGCCATCCTTGCGCGCGCGCGCGCCGATGCGCTGCGACTGCCGCCAGAAGTTATGGAACCCAACGACGGGATCGTGGTGGTCTTGCGGTTGATAGCCTGA
- the lysA gene encoding diaminopimelate decarboxylase, which produces MDHFELSNGVLHAEDVALPAIAAEVGTPVYVYSRATLTRHARVFRDALGVLRNAKIAFAVKSNPNLSVLKVLAAEGYGADVVSGGEMERALAAGMEPDGIVFSGVGKTEAEMRRGIEAGIGQFNLESEEEGLELAEIAASMGKVASAALRVNPDVDAGTHGKISTGKAENKFGVPFDRAAAIYARLSGLAGLNMRGLTVHIGSQLSRLEPLEAAFTKLGGLMEDIRAAGHTVTHMDLGGGVGVPYKTGEVFPQPDEYAEMVARVTGNWGVTLMFEPGRVITGNTGVLVTQVVRVKEGATNPWVVVDAAMNDLARPALYDAWHDFVAVEPNGETFVANIVGPICESSDTFAMARTIDKVARGDLAVFRTAGAYGATMANTYNSRPLVPEVMVDGDKWAVVADRIDPATILGAERVPDFLK; this is translated from the coding sequence ATGGATCATTTTGAACTTTCGAACGGCGTCCTGCATGCCGAAGACGTTGCCCTGCCGGCCATCGCTGCCGAAGTCGGTACGCCGGTCTATGTCTATTCGCGCGCCACACTGACCCGCCATGCCCGCGTGTTCCGCGATGCGCTGGGCGTGCTGCGTAACGCCAAGATCGCCTTTGCGGTGAAGTCCAACCCCAACCTGTCCGTGCTCAAGGTGCTGGCCGCCGAAGGATATGGCGCAGACGTGGTTTCCGGCGGTGAAATGGAACGCGCGCTGGCCGCAGGCATGGAGCCGGACGGCATCGTTTTTTCAGGCGTGGGCAAGACCGAGGCGGAAATGCGCCGCGGGATTGAAGCCGGGATCGGCCAGTTCAACCTTGAAAGCGAGGAAGAAGGGCTGGAGCTCGCCGAAATCGCCGCGTCGATGGGCAAGGTCGCCTCAGCCGCGCTGCGCGTGAACCCGGACGTCGATGCCGGAACCCACGGCAAGATTTCCACCGGCAAGGCCGAAAACAAGTTCGGCGTGCCGTTTGACCGGGCCGCCGCCATTTATGCCCGGCTTTCGGGATTGGCCGGCCTGAACATGCGCGGTTTGACTGTGCATATCGGCAGCCAGCTTTCCAGGCTTGAGCCGCTGGAAGCCGCGTTCACCAAGCTGGGCGGGCTGATGGAAGACATCCGCGCTGCGGGCCACACCGTGACGCACATGGATCTGGGTGGCGGCGTCGGCGTGCCGTACAAGACGGGCGAAGTGTTCCCGCAACCTGACGAATATGCCGAAATGGTCGCGCGCGTTACCGGCAACTGGGGTGTGACGCTGATGTTCGAACCGGGCCGCGTCATCACCGGCAATACCGGCGTTCTGGTAACGCAAGTCGTGCGGGTGAAGGAAGGTGCGACCAATCCGTGGGTCGTGGTCGACGCGGCAATGAACGATCTGGCCCGCCCTGCGCTTTATGATGCATGGCATGATTTCGTGGCGGTGGAGCCGAACGGCGAAACTTTCGTCGCCAACATCGTCGGCCCGATCTGCGAAAGTTCCGACACTTTCGCCATGGCCCGCACCATCGACAAGGTGGCGCGCGGCGATTTGGCCGTGTTCCGCACCGCAGGCGCTTATGGCGCGACCATGGCCAACACCTACAATTCGCGCCCGCTGGTGCCCGAAGTCATGGTGGATGGCGACAAGTGGGCCGTGGTGGCCGACCGCATCGATCCCGCCACGATCCTCGGCGCAGAGCGGGTGCCGGATTTCCTCAAGTAA
- the argH gene encoding argininosuccinate lyase → MSGNSGSNQMWGGRFAGGPSAIMREINASIPFDKALWRQDIAASKAHVGMLGAQGIVSAEDAALIADGLDKVAAEYEANGVPENWDLEDIHMTTESRLAELIGPAAGRLHTARSRNDQVATDFRLWVRDAMDQAELGLKQLQLALVGRAGEHADSIMPGFTHLQTAQPVTLGHHLMAYYEMIGRDRSRFADARVRMNRSPLGAAALAGTGFPIDRFRTAEALGFDGPTDNSLDSVSDRDFALDYLMAAAQCSLHLSRLAEEFIIWASQPFGFVTLPDSLSTGSSIMPQKKNPDAAELVRGHSGRIVGCLTALMITMKGLPLAYSKDMQDDKPPVFEAASLLALSIAAMTGMVAEAKFRTDRMRAAAELGYATATDLADWLVRQANIPFREAHHITGSAVKLAESRGVALDQLSIEDLKAIDTRIDDRVYAALSVEASVAARCSHGGTAPNEVRKRVAEARVALGLEDQA, encoded by the coding sequence ATGAGCGGCAATTCAGGCTCCAACCAGATGTGGGGCGGACGCTTCGCAGGCGGCCCTTCGGCCATCATGCGCGAGATTAACGCCTCGATTCCCTTCGACAAGGCGCTGTGGCGGCAAGATATCGCCGCGTCAAAGGCTCATGTGGGCATGTTGGGCGCGCAAGGGATCGTATCGGCAGAAGACGCAGCCCTGATCGCGGACGGGCTGGACAAGGTTGCCGCCGAGTATGAAGCAAACGGGGTGCCCGAAAACTGGGATCTCGAAGACATTCATATGACCACCGAAAGCCGACTTGCCGAACTGATTGGCCCGGCAGCAGGGCGTCTGCATACCGCGCGCAGCCGTAACGATCAGGTGGCTACCGATTTCCGCCTGTGGGTACGTGATGCGATGGATCAGGCCGAACTGGGCCTGAAGCAGTTGCAACTGGCGCTGGTGGGCCGCGCGGGCGAACATGCCGATTCGATCATGCCGGGCTTCACCCACCTGCAAACCGCGCAGCCGGTGACGCTGGGCCACCACCTGATGGCCTATTACGAAATGATCGGGCGGGATCGTTCGCGTTTTGCCGATGCGCGGGTGCGGATGAATCGTAGCCCGCTGGGCGCAGCGGCGCTGGCTGGCACCGGCTTTCCCATCGACCGTTTCCGCACGGCAGAGGCGCTGGGCTTTGACGGGCCGACCGACAACAGCCTTGATTCGGTGTCCGACCGTGATTTCGCGTTGGATTACCTGATGGCCGCCGCGCAATGTTCGCTGCATCTGTCGCGTCTGGCCGAAGAGTTCATCATCTGGGCCAGCCAGCCTTTCGGCTTCGTCACGCTGCCAGACAGCCTTTCGACCGGCAGCAGCATCATGCCGCAGAAGAAAAATCCGGACGCGGCCGAACTGGTGCGTGGCCATTCGGGGCGTATCGTCGGCTGCCTGACCGCGCTGATGATTACCATGAAGGGCCTGCCGCTCGCCTATTCAAAGGACATGCAGGACGACAAGCCGCCGGTGTTCGAAGCGGCCTCGCTGCTTGCCCTGTCCATCGCGGCGATGACCGGCATGGTGGCAGAGGCGAAGTTCCGTACAGACCGGATGCGCGCTGCCGCCGAACTGGGCTATGCCACCGCTACCGACCTTGCCGACTGGCTGGTGCGGCAGGCCAACATCCCGTTCCGCGAAGCCCACCATATCACCGGCAGCGCGGTAAAGCTGGCAGAAAGCCGTGGCGTCGCGCTCGATCAGCTTTCGATCGAAGACCTGAAAGCCATCGACACCCGCATCGATGATCGCGTCTATGCCGCGCTTTCGGTGGAAGCCAGCGTGGCCGCGCGTTGCAGCCATGGCGGAACCGCGCCGAACGAGGTAAGGAAGCGCGTGGCCGAAGCGCGCGTGGCGCTGGGGCTGGAGGATCAGGCTTGA
- a CDS encoding TlpA family protein disulfide reductase, which produces MPLISVRSPKLLLLVSALAVAGCDRQAAPDSQPQSEATTTPTAEKADFNGTLDIANRGAAMPDFTVTDSSGKTLKLKDLKGTPVLINLWATWCGPCVLEMPMLDSLAGTTQGKLRVLTVSQDMGTPEKVASFFAEKKFAHLEPWLDPENNLGFHYNTGLLPTTVLYDAQGKEVWRMIGGHDWSGPRTAAMLADTIGK; this is translated from the coding sequence TTGCCGCTCATATCCGTTCGTTCGCCCAAATTGCTGCTGCTGGTATCGGCCCTTGCCGTTGCGGGGTGCGATAGGCAAGCTGCGCCCGACTCGCAACCGCAGAGCGAAGCCACAACGACGCCAACCGCCGAAAAAGCCGATTTCAACGGCACGCTGGACATTGCGAACCGGGGTGCGGCCATGCCCGACTTCACCGTCACCGACAGCAGCGGCAAGACGCTGAAGCTCAAAGACCTCAAAGGCACGCCGGTTCTCATCAACCTGTGGGCGACATGGTGCGGCCCGTGTGTGCTGGAAATGCCGATGCTCGACAGCCTCGCCGGAACCACGCAGGGCAAGCTGCGCGTACTGACGGTTTCGCAGGATATGGGCACGCCGGAAAAGGTCGCCAGCTTCTTTGCCGAAAAGAAATTCGCCCATCTGGAGCCGTGGCTGGACCCGGAAAACAATCTTGGCTTCCACTACAACACAGGCCTGCTGCCAACCACGGTGCTCTATGATGCGCAGGGCAAGGAAGTGTGGCGGATGATTGGCGGGCATGACTGGTCCGGCCCACGCACAGCGGCGATGCTGGCCGACACGATCGGAAAGTAG
- a CDS encoding phosphoserine transaminase, with protein MSVTIPARKPARPFFSSGPCAKPPGYSPEKLATESLGRSHRAKIGKTRLQYSIDLMREVLQLPDTHRIGIVPGSDTGAFEMAMWTMLGARPVTTLAWESFGEGWVTDAAKQLKLDPTILRADYGLIPDLSQIDWSNDVLFTWNGTTSGARVPNADFIPADREGLSFADATSAVFAYDIDWSKIDVATFSWQKVLGGEGGHGVLILGPRAVERLETYTPAWPLPKVFRLVSKGKLAEGVFKGETINTPSMLAVEDAIFALEWAKGLGGLKGLQARSDANAAALNKIVEERSWLSHLAADEATRSKTSVCLSVEGADADFIKKFAALLEKQGAAYDVAGYRDAPAGLRIWCGATVNVEDIEDLGPWLDWAYAATKAELAAA; from the coding sequence ATGTCTGTTACGATTCCGGCTCGCAAGCCTGCGCGCCCCTTCTTCTCGTCCGGTCCCTGCGCAAAGCCGCCCGGATACTCCCCCGAAAAGCTTGCTACCGAATCGCTGGGCCGGTCACACCGCGCCAAGATCGGCAAGACGCGCCTTCAGTACAGCATCGATCTGATGCGCGAAGTGCTGCAACTGCCTGATACGCACCGCATCGGTATCGTTCCGGGGTCTGACACCGGCGCTTTCGAAATGGCGATGTGGACGATGCTGGGCGCTCGCCCCGTCACGACGCTGGCTTGGGAATCGTTCGGTGAAGGTTGGGTCACCGATGCGGCCAAGCAGCTCAAGCTCGATCCGACGATCCTGCGCGCTGATTACGGCCTGATCCCCGATCTTTCGCAGATCGACTGGTCGAACGACGTTCTGTTCACCTGGAACGGCACCACGTCGGGCGCGCGCGTCCCTAACGCCGATTTCATCCCGGCGGACCGTGAAGGTCTGAGCTTTGCCGACGCCACTTCGGCGGTGTTCGCTTATGACATCGACTGGTCGAAGATCGACGTCGCCACCTTCTCATGGCAGAAGGTTCTGGGCGGCGAAGGCGGCCACGGCGTGCTGATCCTTGGCCCCCGCGCGGTCGAACGGCTTGAAACCTACACGCCTGCATGGCCGCTGCCCAAGGTGTTCCGCCTTGTGTCCAAGGGCAAGCTGGCCGAAGGCGTGTTCAAGGGCGAAACCATCAACACCCCGTCGATGCTGGCTGTCGAAGACGCGATCTTTGCGCTGGAATGGGCAAAGGGCCTGGGCGGTCTGAAGGGCCTTCAGGCACGCAGCGATGCCAACGCCGCCGCGCTGAACAAGATCGTGGAAGAGCGGTCGTGGCTATCGCACCTTGCCGCTGACGAAGCGACCCGGTCGAAGACCTCGGTCTGCCTGTCGGTCGAAGGCGCGGATGCGGACTTCATCAAGAAGTTTGCGGCTCTGCTGGAAAAGCAGGGTGCGGCTTATGACGTGGCCGGATACCGCGATGCCCCTGCGGGTCTGCGCATCTGGTGCGGCGCGACCGTGAATGTCGAGGACATCGAAGACCTCGGCCCATGGCTCGACTGGGCCTACGCGGCAACCAAGGCCGAACTGGCCGCTGCTTAA
- the serA gene encoding phosphoglycerate dehydrogenase: MTKPKVLISDKMDPNAARIFTEMGCDVDVITGETPEQLIARIGEYDGLAIRSSTKVTKEILAVATNLKVIGRAGIGVDNVDIPAASAQGVVVMNTPFGNSITTAEHAIAMIFALARQIPEANAQTQAGLWPKNGFMGVEVTGKTLGLIGAGNIGSIVASRALGLKMKVVAFDPFLTPERAIEMGVEKADLETLLAKADFITLHTPLTDQTRNILSRENLAKTKKGVRIVNCARGGLIDEAALKAALDSGQVAGAALDVFETEPAKASPLFGTPNFICTPHLGASTNEAQVNVALQVAEQMADFLVTGGVTNALNMPSLSAEEAPKLKPYMALAEKLGTLVGQLAHDNLTKIAIEVEGAAAQLNQKPITAAVLAGLMKQYSQTVNMVNAPFLAKERGLDVREVRHDREGEYRTLVRVTVSTSQGERSVAGTLFGNGQPRLVEIFGIGIEADLDGDMLYIVNSDAPGFIGRIGTLLGENSINIGTFHLGRREAGGEAVLLLSLDNPVPQDVLKAACEIQGVRVVKALKFV, encoded by the coding sequence ATGACCAAGCCCAAAGTTCTCATTTCCGACAAGATGGACCCCAACGCCGCCCGCATCTTCACCGAAATGGGCTGCGACGTGGACGTCATCACCGGCGAAACCCCGGAACAGCTGATCGCCCGCATCGGTGAATATGATGGCCTTGCCATCCGTTCGTCGACCAAGGTGACCAAGGAAATCCTCGCCGTCGCCACCAACCTCAAGGTCATCGGCCGCGCTGGCATTGGCGTGGACAACGTCGATATCCCGGCCGCATCGGCGCAGGGCGTGGTGGTGATGAACACCCCGTTCGGCAATTCGATCACCACTGCCGAACACGCCATCGCTATGATCTTCGCCCTTGCGCGCCAGATCCCCGAAGCCAACGCACAGACGCAGGCTGGCCTGTGGCCGAAGAACGGCTTCATGGGCGTTGAAGTGACCGGCAAGACGCTGGGCCTGATCGGCGCTGGCAACATCGGTTCCATCGTCGCGTCGCGCGCGCTGGGCCTGAAGATGAAGGTCGTCGCTTTCGATCCGTTCCTGACGCCTGAACGCGCCATCGAGATGGGCGTGGAAAAGGCCGATCTGGAAACGCTGCTGGCAAAGGCTGATTTCATCACCCTGCACACGCCGCTGACCGATCAGACGCGCAATATCCTCAGCCGCGAAAACCTTGCCAAGACCAAGAAGGGCGTGCGCATCGTCAACTGCGCGCGTGGCGGTCTAATCGATGAAGCCGCGCTCAAGGCCGCGCTGGATTCGGGTCAGGTGGCTGGTGCCGCGCTCGACGTGTTCGAAACCGAACCCGCCAAGGCATCGCCGCTGTTCGGCACGCCCAACTTCATCTGCACCCCGCACCTTGGCGCGTCGACCAACGAAGCACAGGTCAACGTCGCGCTGCAGGTGGCCGAACAGATGGCTGACTTCCTCGTCACCGGCGGCGTCACCAACGCGCTCAACATGCCGTCACTTTCGGCGGAAGAAGCACCGAAGCTGAAGCCCTACATGGCGCTGGCGGAAAAGCTGGGCACGCTGGTTGGCCAGCTTGCGCATGACAACCTGACCAAGATCGCCATCGAAGTTGAAGGTGCCGCAGCACAGCTCAACCAGAAGCCAATCACTGCTGCCGTTCTGGCCGGTCTGATGAAGCAGTATTCGCAGACCGTAAACATGGTCAACGCGCCGTTCCTCGCAAAGGAACGCGGGCTTGACGTGCGCGAAGTGCGCCATGACCGCGAAGGCGAATACCGCACCCTCGTCCGCGTCACGGTCAGCACGTCGCAGGGCGAACGCTCGGTCGCAGGCACGCTGTTCGGCAACGGTCAGCCGCGTCTGGTCGAAATCTTCGGCATCGGCATCGAAGCCGACCTTGATGGCGACATGCTCTACATCGTCAACTCCGACGCACCGGGCTTCATCGGCCGCATCGGTACGCTGCTGGGTGAGAACAGCATCAACATCGGCACCTTCCACCTTGGCCGCCGTGAAGCTGGTGGCGAAGCGGTGCTGCTGCTCTCGCTCGACAACCCGGTTCCGCAGGACGTTCTCAAGGCGGCTTGCGAAATTCAGGGCGTGCGTGTGGTCAAGGCGCTCAAGTTCGTCTGA
- a CDS encoding alpha/beta hydrolase has translation MKRAWIAGGLCLAMLGAGAADAQMGQRLRERMAERAEQRAQEQSGQKRAPGAQTISYGTDPLQVMDLWVPKGARNAPLVLYVHGGGWKRGSKDTAMGNALPGHLVGQGYAFASINYRLVPAASVEQQATDVAQALATVLAQAEKLGIDRGRVVITGHSAGAHLVALVGTDEQYLRKAGLSFADIDGVMPNDGAAYDVPKQMAQAGRFMSDTYKQAFGTDPARQKALSPTFHAAAPNAPRFLLLHVQREDGVAQANELASALTHGGSRVEVGSFPGKGLQGHAEINRKLGEPDYAATPVMDAWLKGVFGGVNLAER, from the coding sequence ATGAAAAGAGCATGGATTGCAGGCGGGCTGTGTCTTGCCATGTTGGGCGCTGGCGCGGCCGATGCGCAGATGGGCCAGCGCCTGCGCGAACGCATGGCTGAAAGGGCTGAACAACGGGCGCAGGAGCAGAGCGGGCAGAAACGCGCGCCCGGCGCACAGACCATCAGCTATGGCACCGATCCGCTTCAGGTCATGGATCTGTGGGTGCCCAAGGGTGCGCGCAACGCGCCACTGGTGCTTTATGTCCACGGCGGCGGGTGGAAGCGAGGGAGCAAGGACACCGCGATGGGCAATGCCCTGCCGGGACATCTGGTGGGGCAGGGTTATGCCTTCGCCTCGATCAACTATCGTCTGGTCCCTGCGGCCAGCGTTGAACAACAGGCGACGGACGTGGCGCAAGCGCTGGCCACGGTGCTGGCGCAGGCCGAAAAGTTGGGCATCGACCGCGGCCGCGTGGTCATCACCGGGCACAGCGCGGGCGCGCATCTGGTCGCGCTGGTGGGCACGGATGAGCAGTATCTGCGCAAGGCGGGGCTATCGTTCGCCGATATCGATGGCGTGATGCCGAATGACGGCGCGGCCTATGATGTGCCCAAACAGATGGCGCAGGCGGGGCGGTTCATGAGCGACACCTACAAGCAGGCCTTCGGCACCGATCCGGCGCGGCAAAAGGCGCTTTCGCCCACGTTCCACGCCGCCGCCCCCAACGCGCCGCGCTTTCTGCTGCTGCATGTGCAGCGCGAAGATGGCGTGGCGCAGGCCAATGAACTGGCGTCGGCTCTAACGCACGGCGGATCGCGCGTGGAAGTGGGCAGCTTTCCGGGCAAGGGTCTGCAGGGCCATGCCGAGATCAACCGCAAGCTGGGCGAGCCGGACTATGCGGCGACACCGGTGATGGATGCCTGGTTGAAGGGGGTGTTTGGGGGTGTGAACCTGGCAGAGCGGTGA